Proteins encoded in a region of the Thermocaproicibacter melissae genome:
- the remA gene encoding extracellular matrix/biofilm regulator RemA — protein MRLINIGFGNMVSANRLVAIVSPESAPIKRIIQDAKERGSLIDATYGRRTRAVIITDSDHVILSAVQPETVANRLNSDRDDLDEEELDEDDE, from the coding sequence ATGCGATTAATCAATATCGGTTTCGGTAATATGGTTTCCGCGAACAGATTGGTTGCCATTGTCAGCCCGGAGTCTGCACCGATTAAGCGGATCATTCAGGATGCGAAGGAACGCGGTTCCTTGATTGATGCCACTTATGGAAGACGCACCCGAGCGGTCATTATTACCGACAGCGACCATGTAATTCTTTCCGCTGTGCAGCCGGAAACGGTTGCCAACCGCCTGAACAGCGACCGCGACGATCTTGATGAGGAGGAACTAGACGAAGATGACGAATAG
- a CDS encoding YicC/YloC family endoribonuclease has product MINSMTGFGRAEETVNGRDIIVEIKSVNHRFFDFSARVPRAYGFLEDRLKKYLQGRIQRGKIDVFVDFETVDDVSAQVTVNHTLAAGYVNALRELSSTYGLKDDITAGMIAKFPDVLVVSHAPEDEDAVWQQVCQVLEKALVPFFAMRAAEGEKMKEDVLSRANTIQKIVGCVEERSPQTVEEYRRRLSDRITELTAAGADEQRILTETAIFADKVSVAEETVRLRSHIAQFSDMLAAGGAVGRRLDFLVQEMNREANTIGSKCVDAQIAHYVVDMKAEIEKIREQIQNIE; this is encoded by the coding sequence GTGATTAACAGCATGACGGGTTTCGGCAGAGCCGAAGAAACGGTGAACGGTCGCGATATTATTGTTGAAATAAAATCGGTCAACCACCGCTTCTTTGACTTTTCCGCCCGGGTACCGCGTGCTTACGGCTTTCTGGAAGATAGGCTGAAAAAATATCTTCAGGGCCGCATCCAGCGCGGCAAAATTGATGTTTTTGTAGATTTTGAAACCGTCGATGACGTTTCCGCTCAGGTTACGGTCAACCACACTTTGGCCGCCGGCTATGTGAACGCTTTGCGTGAACTCAGCAGCACCTATGGATTAAAGGATGACATTACGGCGGGGATGATAGCAAAATTCCCAGACGTTCTTGTTGTCAGCCATGCTCCCGAGGACGAAGACGCCGTCTGGCAGCAGGTGTGTCAGGTGCTGGAAAAGGCCCTTGTGCCGTTTTTTGCGATGCGCGCAGCGGAAGGCGAAAAAATGAAAGAAGACGTTCTCAGCCGCGCAAACACGATTCAGAAAATCGTCGGGTGTGTGGAAGAAAGGTCTCCTCAGACGGTGGAAGAATACCGCCGCCGCCTTAGCGACCGCATCACCGAACTAACAGCGGCTGGGGCAGACGAGCAGCGCATTCTGACGGAAACCGCAATTTTTGCCGATAAGGTCTCCGTTGCCGAAGAGACTGTGCGCCTGCGGAGCCATATCGCACAGTTTTCGGATATGCTTGCTGCCGGCGGAGCGGTGGGCCGTCGCCTTGATTTCTTGGTGCAGGAGATGAACCGGGAAGCCAATACCATCGGCTCAAAGTGTGTAGACGCGCAAATCGCTCACTATGTTGTTGACATGAAGGCGGAAATTGAGAAGATCCGCGAGCAGATCCAGAACATCGAGTGA
- the iadA gene encoding beta-aspartyl-peptidase, with the protein MLLLRNIECYDPNPCGKKDLLIAADKIEKIAPAGTLSDNPLIDTQYDCSGLSAFPGIIDQHVHILGAGGEQGFESRTKELDVSDLQSAGVTTVVGLLGADGTTRTLENLYAKAKALKAQNVTAYLYSGSYAVPPVTFTGNITRDLVLIDMVIGAGEIAVSDYRSSCPTLPELLRLASNTYLGGMLAKKAGVVHFHIGDGKEGLTPLKKILEQSDLPKEALVPTHTNRNPSLFQEAMGYCGSGGYIDLTAGETAGIAVPDAIHALQNNGIELSRVTVSSDAGGSIPGGGVAKNKALFDDLIACIRSGIRPTDAFRLATENVAKLLKLYPAKGTLQQGSDADILVMDEKYQIRMLFSRGKLVLQNGMNQ; encoded by the coding sequence ATGCTTTTACTAAGAAATATTGAATGTTACGATCCGAACCCATGCGGGAAAAAGGATCTTCTAATTGCCGCGGACAAAATTGAAAAGATTGCCCCGGCCGGCACCCTCTCCGATAACCCGCTCATCGACACGCAGTACGATTGCAGCGGATTATCTGCGTTTCCAGGAATCATCGACCAACACGTTCACATACTTGGAGCCGGAGGAGAACAGGGATTTGAAAGCCGCACCAAAGAGCTTGATGTCAGCGACCTTCAAAGCGCAGGCGTTACCACGGTTGTGGGACTGCTGGGCGCTGACGGCACAACCAGAACGCTCGAGAATCTTTATGCGAAAGCAAAGGCGCTGAAAGCTCAAAATGTAACTGCCTATTTATATTCGGGCAGCTATGCGGTTCCCCCTGTTACCTTTACCGGAAATATCACGCGAGACCTTGTACTTATCGACATGGTGATTGGAGCGGGAGAAATCGCGGTTTCCGATTACCGTTCCTCCTGTCCTACACTGCCGGAGCTTCTCCGTCTCGCATCGAACACATATCTTGGAGGAATGTTGGCCAAAAAAGCCGGTGTGGTGCATTTTCACATTGGCGACGGTAAAGAGGGACTGACTCCGCTGAAAAAGATCTTGGAGCAATCCGACCTGCCGAAAGAAGCGCTCGTTCCCACCCATACTAACCGGAATCCGTCCCTTTTTCAGGAAGCGATGGGCTACTGCGGCTCGGGTGGATACATCGACCTGACAGCCGGAGAAACCGCAGGAATTGCCGTCCCCGACGCCATTCATGCGCTGCAGAACAACGGCATTGAACTTTCCCGGGTGACGGTGAGTTCCGATGCAGGTGGCAGCATTCCGGGCGGCGGTGTTGCGAAAAACAAAGCGCTTTTCGACGACCTTATCGCTTGTATCCGCTCCGGCATCCGTCCGACGGATGCCTTTCGGCTGGCAACGGAGAATGTCGCCAAACTTTTGAAACTCTACCCCGCAAAGGGAACTCTTCAGCAAGGAAGCGATGCGGATATTTTGGTTATGGATGAGAAATACCAAATTCGGATGCTGTTCAGTCGAGGAAAGCTGGTTCTGCAGAACGGTATGAATCAATAA
- the priA gene encoding primosomal protein N', with the protein MAAVAKIAVENSVYHFDKMFDYRIPEDLIENAQIGCRVVVPFGQANARRQGIILGLSESSDPAEKSLKSILSVTDRAPLLSEEAVGLVFWLKEHTFCTLFEAAKLFFPAGIQVRLRPEYALASPISEIDTDRLEPEERQIVEYLSHSKDFVPWNKLLKDLGLSEDCSALTELLKAGIVLQNSGVVRQITDATQKMVRLVENAEPRKLTPKQASVLDTLRAAGCASLKELCYFSGVTPAVVNALQKKGLVQYYDMEVYRNPYAGVPTEPPKDFELSPEQKKAFQQMYAQYRAGVGGVSLLFGVTGSGKTSVFLRLIDRVREDGRGVIVMVPEISLTPQTISIFRARYGSDVAVFHSGLTLAERLDEWKRVRRGEASIAVGTRSAVFAPLDNIGLIIMDEEQESTYKSESSPRYHARDVAKYRCAYHKALLVLSSATPSIESYYYAQKGRYTLNTLPSRYGQAELPQVEIVDMNEELERGNRSIFSSKLQEALQKNLDEGKQSILLLNRRGFNTFVSCRACGHVLTCPNCSITLTYHAANNRLMCHYCGFSIPFTKECPTCHEDQVHYTGFGTQRAQQQLAELFPQARILRLDADSTMTRFAYDKKLKRFAEGEYDMLVGTQMVAKGLDFENVTLVGVLSADQALYGDDFRSYERAFDLLTQVVGRSGRGRFRGKAIIQTFTPENKVIRLAAEQNYPEFYREEIALRRAMLYPPFADLCVVGFVGSEEARVRASSVAFMQKLRQTAQRDYPEQPLRVLNPSPALIGKVNNKYRYKLLIKCRNSKRFREMMAALLTWFPTDRANNGVTAYADLNPDSIL; encoded by the coding sequence ATGGCGGCTGTTGCAAAAATTGCTGTTGAAAATTCCGTCTACCACTTTGATAAGATGTTTGATTACCGGATTCCGGAGGATTTAATCGAAAATGCCCAAATAGGGTGCCGTGTCGTTGTTCCGTTCGGGCAAGCAAATGCAAGGCGTCAGGGAATTATTCTGGGGCTCAGCGAGAGTAGCGACCCGGCAGAAAAATCGTTGAAATCCATATTATCTGTCACTGACCGGGCCCCGCTTCTTTCCGAAGAAGCCGTGGGCCTTGTTTTCTGGCTGAAAGAGCATACATTCTGTACCCTGTTTGAGGCTGCAAAGCTTTTCTTTCCGGCCGGAATCCAGGTTCGCCTGCGCCCCGAGTATGCGCTTGCGTCGCCGATTTCGGAAATCGATACCGACAGGCTCGAGCCAGAAGAACGCCAGATTGTGGAGTACCTTTCCCATTCGAAAGATTTTGTTCCTTGGAATAAACTCCTCAAAGACCTCGGCCTTTCGGAGGATTGCAGTGCGTTGACAGAACTGCTGAAGGCCGGAATCGTGCTGCAAAACAGCGGCGTCGTGCGGCAAATCACGGACGCAACGCAAAAAATGGTGCGTTTGGTCGAAAATGCCGAACCGCGGAAGCTGACGCCGAAACAAGCCAGCGTGCTGGATACACTCCGCGCAGCGGGCTGCGCATCGTTGAAAGAACTGTGCTATTTTTCCGGCGTAACGCCCGCGGTGGTCAATGCGCTTCAAAAGAAGGGCCTTGTTCAGTATTATGACATGGAAGTTTACCGCAATCCGTATGCCGGTGTTCCGACAGAACCGCCGAAGGATTTTGAACTTTCGCCGGAACAGAAAAAAGCCTTTCAGCAAATGTATGCCCAGTACCGTGCGGGCGTTGGCGGCGTTTCGCTCCTGTTCGGCGTAACCGGAAGCGGAAAAACCTCCGTTTTCCTCCGCTTGATTGACCGCGTGAGAGAAGACGGCCGCGGCGTCATTGTCATGGTGCCGGAGATTTCACTCACTCCGCAGACCATCTCCATTTTCCGCGCGCGCTACGGCTCCGATGTTGCGGTTTTCCACAGCGGCCTGACGCTTGCCGAACGTCTCGATGAGTGGAAACGTGTCCGCAGGGGAGAAGCCTCCATCGCCGTCGGGACACGTTCGGCGGTTTTCGCGCCGCTTGACAACATCGGGTTGATTATTATGGATGAGGAGCAGGAAAGCACCTACAAATCCGAATCCTCTCCGCGCTATCATGCCCGTGATGTGGCAAAATACCGTTGTGCGTACCACAAGGCACTTCTGGTCCTGTCTTCCGCTACGCCGTCAATCGAGAGCTATTATTACGCGCAGAAAGGGCGTTACACACTCAATACGCTTCCGTCCCGCTACGGGCAAGCGGAGCTGCCCCAAGTGGAAATCGTCGACATGAACGAGGAACTGGAGCGCGGAAACAGAAGTATTTTCAGCTCCAAACTCCAAGAGGCGCTGCAGAAGAATCTGGACGAAGGCAAGCAGTCCATTCTTCTCCTGAACCGCAGGGGGTTCAATACGTTCGTTTCCTGCCGCGCTTGTGGACATGTTTTGACATGCCCGAATTGCAGCATCACGCTGACCTACCATGCGGCAAACAACCGCCTCATGTGCCATTACTGCGGTTTTTCGATTCCGTTTACGAAGGAATGTCCCACCTGCCATGAAGACCAGGTGCATTACACCGGATTCGGAACCCAGCGCGCCCAGCAGCAGCTTGCCGAGCTTTTCCCGCAGGCGCGGATTCTGCGGCTTGACGCCGATTCCACCATGACGCGCTTTGCCTATGACAAAAAGCTCAAGCGGTTTGCCGAGGGCGAATACGACATGCTCGTTGGGACGCAGATGGTCGCCAAAGGACTTGATTTCGAGAACGTAACGCTTGTGGGCGTGCTTTCCGCAGACCAAGCGCTTTATGGGGACGACTTCCGCAGTTATGAACGCGCTTTCGATTTGCTGACGCAGGTCGTGGGCCGTTCCGGGCGCGGGCGTTTCCGAGGCAAGGCGATTATTCAAACCTTCACGCCGGAGAACAAGGTAATCCGCTTAGCCGCGGAACAGAATTATCCGGAGTTTTACAGGGAAGAAATCGCACTGCGCCGAGCAATGCTTTATCCGCCGTTTGCCGATTTGTGCGTTGTAGGATTCGTCGGCAGCGAGGAAGCGCGAGTCCGCGCATCGAGCGTCGCGTTCATGCAAAAACTGCGGCAGACGGCGCAGAGGGACTATCCGGAACAGCCGCTGCGCGTTCTGAACCCCTCTCCGGCATTAATTGGCAAAGTAAATAATAAATATAGGTATAAATTACTGATTAAGTGCAGAAACAGCAAACGATTCCGGGAAATGATGGCCGCACTTTTGACGTGGTTTCCGACCGATCGGGCAAATAACGGCGTCACCGCTTATGCGGATTTAAATCCGGATTCGATATTATAA
- the rpoZ gene encoding DNA-directed RNA polymerase subunit omega, translated as MIKPIADLILTPDQSRYSLVIAIAKRARQIAEEAEKNKVILDDKPVQMAVEEFQNHKIRMIEEDRTKKKDME; from the coding sequence ATGATTAAGCCGATTGCAGATTTGATTTTAACCCCGGACCAGAGCCGGTACTCGCTCGTAATTGCCATTGCGAAGCGTGCACGGCAGATCGCCGAAGAAGCGGAGAAGAACAAGGTGATTCTCGACGATAAGCCGGTTCAGATGGCAGTGGAAGAGTTCCAAAACCACAAAATCAGAATGATTGAAGAAGACAGAACAAAGAAGAAAGACATGGAATAA
- the def gene encoding peptide deformylase, producing the protein MAIRNILTESNDSEFLSKKCRPVEKFDERLASLLDDMAETLHQANGVGLAAIQVGVLRRVVVIDIGDGVKELVNPVIVEQSGEQESLEGCLSIPGKWGITKRPKHVKVRAQDRHGNWFEYEGDDLLATVSCHEIDHLDGVLFLKHVVRMLTEEELEKMSSKSEDQ; encoded by the coding sequence TTGGCAATACGTAATATACTAACGGAGAGCAACGACAGCGAATTTCTCTCGAAAAAATGCCGCCCCGTGGAAAAATTCGACGAACGTCTTGCGTCGTTGCTTGACGATATGGCGGAAACACTTCACCAGGCAAACGGCGTCGGCCTTGCCGCAATTCAGGTCGGCGTTCTGCGTCGTGTCGTCGTCATTGACATCGGCGACGGCGTCAAGGAACTCGTGAATCCGGTCATTGTGGAACAGAGCGGTGAACAGGAAAGTCTGGAGGGCTGCCTTTCCATTCCAGGGAAATGGGGCATCACAAAGCGCCCGAAGCATGTCAAAGTGCGTGCACAGGACAGGCACGGCAATTGGTTTGAATATGAGGGCGATGATCTTCTTGCCACCGTTTCGTGCCACGAAATCGACCACCTTGACGGTGTCCTTTTCCTGAAGCATGTTGTCCGCATGCTGACGGAGGAAGAATTGGAAAAAATGTCATCTAAGTCGGAGGATCAATAA
- a CDS encoding cyanophycinase: MGDNTKGFLFIIGGAEDKTGNSIILKQVREMLRDDEQLAVLLTATEKPEEVGEKYLEAFSRLGITNIQLLNINTRDNADDKQYCDKLRASRCVFMTGGDQLRITSILGGTMASGILKEIYDSGGIIIGTSAGASVMSSTMIVQGPDNEPAKKCTLKMAPGLGLINNVIIDQHFDQRGRFGRLLCGVAENPGVFGIGIDEDTSIKLYPDMHFEIIGSNAVTIIDGKSIQSSNVSELKQDEILAISGVTVHVLPQGYGFDLINRKVLRLKDER, from the coding sequence ATGGGAGACAACACGAAAGGCTTTCTGTTTATTATTGGCGGAGCCGAGGACAAAACAGGAAACAGCATCATATTAAAACAGGTTCGTGAGATGCTTAGGGACGATGAACAGCTCGCCGTCCTGCTGACGGCAACGGAAAAGCCGGAGGAAGTGGGAGAAAAATATCTCGAAGCGTTCAGCCGCCTCGGCATCACGAACATACAGCTTCTCAACATCAACACCCGTGACAACGCAGACGACAAGCAATACTGCGACAAGCTGCGCGCCTCGCGATGTGTTTTCATGACGGGCGGCGACCAGCTGCGCATTACGAGCATCCTTGGCGGAACGATGGCGAGTGGCATACTCAAAGAGATTTATGATTCCGGCGGCATCATCATAGGGACCAGTGCGGGCGCTTCGGTCATGAGTTCTACCATGATTGTCCAAGGCCCGGACAACGAGCCTGCCAAAAAATGTACGCTGAAAATGGCGCCGGGGCTTGGCCTTATCAACAACGTGATTATTGACCAGCACTTTGACCAGCGCGGGCGCTTTGGGCGGCTGCTGTGCGGGGTTGCGGAAAACCCGGGCGTTTTCGGCATCGGCATTGACGAGGATACCTCCATTAAGCTCTACCCGGATATGCACTTTGAGATAATCGGCTCCAATGCCGTTACCATCATCGACGGGAAATCAATTCAGAGTTCCAACGTTTCGGAGCTGAAACAGGACGAAATTCTTGCCATCTCGGGCGTCACGGTTCATGTGCTGCCCCAAGGATATGGGTTTGACCTAATCAACAGAAAGGTTTTACGATTGAAAGATGAACGCTGA
- the gmk gene encoding guanylate kinase: MTNRGLLVVLSGPSGAGKGTIVKALLERRPQIRLSISATTRAPRQGETDGKEYYFISREKFSQMAEEGKMLETAEYCGNFYGTPAAPIEEWTSQGNDVILEIEVQGGANVKKKRPDSVGIFILPPSREELERRLRTRGTESDDVIRERLAAADRELKEVEHYDYVVVNDTVENAVEKICSILQAEKCKTARNAELLERMQRHD, encoded by the coding sequence ATGACGAATAGAGGCCTGCTTGTTGTGCTTTCAGGCCCTTCCGGCGCCGGAAAGGGAACGATTGTGAAAGCCCTGCTCGAAAGGCGCCCGCAGATTCGCCTGTCGATTTCCGCCACCACGCGGGCACCGCGCCAGGGAGAGACAGACGGAAAGGAATATTATTTTATTTCTAGGGAAAAATTCAGCCAGATGGCGGAAGAGGGCAAGATGCTCGAAACAGCCGAGTATTGCGGCAACTTTTACGGCACGCCGGCTGCCCCGATTGAAGAATGGACTTCACAGGGGAATGATGTTATCCTGGAAATTGAGGTTCAGGGCGGAGCCAACGTGAAGAAGAAACGACCGGATTCGGTAGGGATTTTCATTCTTCCTCCGTCGCGCGAAGAGCTGGAACGCCGTCTGAGAACGCGCGGAACCGAGTCCGATGATGTCATCCGCGAGCGCCTTGCCGCAGCCGACAGGGAGCTCAAGGAAGTTGAGCATTACGATTATGTTGTCGTGAATGACACGGTAGAGAATGCCGTGGAGAAGATTTGTTCGATTCTGCAAGCTGAAAAATGCAAAACAGCCAGAAATGCAGAGCTTTTGGAAAGGATGCAGAGACATGATTAA